In one window of Euwallacea similis isolate ESF13 chromosome 4, ESF131.1, whole genome shotgun sequence DNA:
- the LOC136408647 gene encoding LIM domain only protein 3-like isoform X2 has protein sequence MHGSENGKENTVDNPPATTCRTAPVSTSTSGTVSLTLIGNKECASCGKRITERFLLKAIDLFWHEDCLKCGCCDCRLGEVGSTLYTKANLLLCKRDYLRLFGTTGYCAACNKVIPAFEMVMRAKNNVYHLECFACQQCNHRFCVGDRFYLCENKILCEYDYEERLVFANMAYNPSSLAHIRRQVNNLQREEYGRATAAAH, from the exons AAAATACCGTGGACAATCCTCCAGCGACGACCTGCAGAACAGCTCCAGTCTCAACAAGTACAAGCGGCACGGTGAGCCTCACCCTCATCGGAAACAAGGAATGTGCCTCGTGCGGTAAACGCATCACGGAACGCTTCCTTCTCAAAGCGATCGACCTCTTCTGGCACGAGGACTGCCTCAAATGCGGCTGTTGCGACTGTCGCTTGGGCGAGGTCGGCTCCACTTTGTATACGAAAGCTAATCTTTTACTGTGCAAAAGAGATTACTTAAG ATTATTCGGCACAACGGGATACTGTGCGGCGTGCAACAAAGTTATTCCCGCTTTCGAAATGGTTATGCGAGCGAAAAACAACGTATATCACTTGGAATGTTTCGCGTGTCAGCAATGCAATCATAG GTTTTGCGTGGGGGATCGCTTTTATCTGTGCGAAAACAAAATCCTCTGCGAGTACGACTATGAAGAACGATTGGTGTTTGCTAACATGGCTTACAACCCCAGCAGTTTGGCCCATATTAGACGGCAAGTCAACAATCTACAG CGAGAAGAGTACGGAAGAGCGACCGCGGCCGCCCACTAG
- the LOC136408647 gene encoding LIM domain only protein 3-like isoform X1, which yields MHGSENGKENTVDNPPATTCRTAPVSTSTSGTVSLTLIGNKECASCGKRITERFLLKAIDLFWHEDCLKCGCCDCRLGEVGSTLYTKANLLLCKRDYLRLFGTTGYCAACNKVIPAFEMVMRAKNNVYHLECFACQQCNHRFCVGDRFYLCENKILCEYDYEERLVFANMAYNPSSLAHIRRQVNNLQPPIDSLRPASKGRPTLHPQLSTVPSCYSEKSTEERPRPPTRDDVSSGYGSPDSEIFDSAPH from the exons AAAATACCGTGGACAATCCTCCAGCGACGACCTGCAGAACAGCTCCAGTCTCAACAAGTACAAGCGGCACGGTGAGCCTCACCCTCATCGGAAACAAGGAATGTGCCTCGTGCGGTAAACGCATCACGGAACGCTTCCTTCTCAAAGCGATCGACCTCTTCTGGCACGAGGACTGCCTCAAATGCGGCTGTTGCGACTGTCGCTTGGGCGAGGTCGGCTCCACTTTGTATACGAAAGCTAATCTTTTACTGTGCAAAAGAGATTACTTAAG ATTATTCGGCACAACGGGATACTGTGCGGCGTGCAACAAAGTTATTCCCGCTTTCGAAATGGTTATGCGAGCGAAAAACAACGTATATCACTTGGAATGTTTCGCGTGTCAGCAATGCAATCATAG GTTTTGCGTGGGGGATCGCTTTTATCTGTGCGAAAACAAAATCCTCTGCGAGTACGACTATGAAGAACGATTGGTGTTTGCTAACATGGCTTACAACCCCAGCAGTTTGGCCCATATTAGACGGCAAGTCAACAATCTACAG CCCCCCATTGACTCATTGAGGCCCGCGAGCAAAGGGCGCCCCACCCTCCACCCTCAGCTAAGTACTGTTCCCTCCTGTTACAGCGAGAAGAGTACGGAAGAGCGACCGCGGCCGCCCACTAGAGATGATGTCAGCAGCGGGTACGGCAGCCCCGATTCCGAAATCTTCGACTCAGCACCTCACTAA
- the scf gene encoding calumenin: MLKFCMFAACILLGAALPKEETHKDRVIDRELSDKEHFENEKHNPEYDHEAFLGEEAQTFDQLPPEESKRRLGLIVDKIDKNTDGFISRDELKDWIRYTQKRYISDDVNRQWKQQNPDDNPTVSWDNYQKMVYGFLNHPSVEPNDTDEEKTYKSMLKRDRRRWAAADHDGDDNLTKEEFSSFLHPEEHEHMRLIVVQETMEDIDKDADGKISVEEYIGDVYKADEGEDEPDWVRSEREQFAIYRDKNGDGFMDEEEVKSWILPDDFDHADAEARHLIYEADQDVDEQLTKEEVLKKFDLFVGSQATDFGEAFMRHDEF; the protein is encoded by the exons ATGCTAAAGTTTTGCATGTTTGCTGCCTGTATCCTTTTGGGCGCAGCCTTGCCCAAGGAGGAAACCCACAAAGATCGCGTGATAGACCGGGAATTGAGTGATAAGGAGCACTTTGAGAATGAGAAACATAATCCTGAGTATGATCATGAGGCCTTTCTGGGAGAGGAGGCCCAAACATTCGATCAGTTGCCTCCCGAGGAGAGTAAAAGAAGACTTGG cttaattgttgataaaattgacaaaaatactGATGGGTTCATCTCACGGGATGAACTAAAAGACTGGATTCGATATACCCAGAAAAGATACATTTCCGACGACGTAAATCGTCAGTGGAAACAGCAAAACCCTGATGACAATCCCACAGTCTCTTGGGACAATTATCAAAAGATGGtttatggatttttaaatcatcCTTCAGTAGAG CCAAATGATACTGACGAggaaaaaacatacaaaagcATGCTGAAACGAGATAGAAGACGTTGGGCAGCGGCCGACCATGATGGAGACGATAATTTAACCAAAGAAGAATTTTCCTCCTTTTTACACCCTGAAGAACACGAACATATGCGATTAATCGTCGTCCAGGAAACCATGGAAGATATTGACAAAGATGCCGATGGAAAA ATCTCTGTAGAGGAATACATTGGAGACGTCTACAAGGCAGACGAAGGAGAGGATGAGCCTGATTGGGTGAGGAGCGAAAGGGAACAATTCGCTATTTACAGGGACAAAAACGGAGACGGCTTCATGGATGAAGAGGAAGTGAAAAGTTGGATTTTGCCCGATGATTTTGACCATGCAGATGCGGAAGCCCGGCATTTAATTTATGAGGCTGATCAAGATGTTGATGAGCAATTAACCAAAGAAGaggtattgaaaaaattcgacCTTTTTGTGGGGTCACAGGCCACGGATTTCGGAGAGGCATTCATGAGACATGAtgagttttaa
- the mlt gene encoding tubulin-specific chaperone cofactor E-like protein, producing the protein MPSLLEALEQKYGNPSADSDSSTPDDDSAGISVAIFVPCKSPRAAVPALLVLNDCDIATAGERDALVAKCSNVEELDLAKNKLDQWTEVFGILEHMPRLKFVNLSFNSLSKPIEMSLDKRWEELRNLVLNSTYVNWDSVKKILEHLPSLEELHLSLNDYNNVELHKQEKAGCQCTENKNDNCDCLSNVDVKKHPLMRILHFTGNPVKNWTEVSKLGYAFPNLESLVLAECPIQSLDIKEEKTAEEGINKNYEKFCESELRPESPHDAFNSLKVLNLNSTNLSSWNDIERLAKFPALQCVRVQGCPLWEGNEYTEHERRQLLIARLPNVQTLNGGGVISADEREAAERAFIRYYMDKPESDRPERYFELVQKHGKLDPLVNVDLRPEKRVKITFTCGSNSEIRSVDIYRTVSDLKTRLEGFAGFPASKMRLFYVDQDLRDIQGPELMRFPSKQLFSYNIRPGDEIVIVCKLENKRRTHSESKITEKQERAMYNL; encoded by the exons ATGCCCTCTCTCCTGGAAGCTCTGGAACAGAAATATGGCAATCCTTCAGCCGATTCTGACTCTTCCACTCCCGATGATGACTCAGCTGGCATCTCTGTAGCCATATTTGTGCCTTGCAA ATCTCCAAGAGCAGCAGTGCCTGCCCTCCTCGTACTGAACGATTGCGATATTGCGACAGCTGGAGAAAGGGATGCTCTGGTGGCGAAATGCTCCAACGTGGAAGAGCTGGATTTGGCCAAAAACAAATTGGACCAATGGACAGAGGTGTTCGGCATCCTGGAACACATGCCTCGCCTTAAATTCGTCAATCTCAGCTTCAACAGCCTGTCGAAGCCCATTGAAATGAGCCTGGACAAACGATGGGAAGAGCTGCGCAATTTGGTGCTGAATTCCACCTATGTGAATTGGGATAgtgtgaagaaaattttagagCATTTGCCTAGTTTGGAGGAGTTGCATCTGAGTTTAAATGATTATAACAATGTGGAATTGCACAAGCAAGAAAAGGCTGGTTGTCAGTGCACCGAGAATAAGAATGATAACTGTGATTGTCTGAGTAATGTGGATGTAAAGAAGCACCCGTTAATGAGGATTTTACATTTTACTGGAAATCCTGTTAAAAATTGGACTGAAGTTTCTAAACTAG gctacgcttttccaaatttggaatCGTTGGTCTTGGCAGAGTGCCCAATTCAATCCCTGGACATAAAAGAGGAGAAAACTGCAGAGGAGGgaattaacaaaaactatGAGAAATTTTGTGAATCTGAACTAAGGCCTGAATCCCCTCATGACGCCTTCAACTCCTTGAAAGTGCTGAATTTAAACTCCACCAATTTGTCCTCATGGAATGACATTGAAAGGTTAGCCAAATTCCCAGCTTTGCAGTGTGTTCGTGTGCAG GGTTGTCCCTTATGGGAAGGTAACGAATACACTGAACACGAACGACGTCAGCTTCTGATAGCCAGATTGCCTAATGTCCAGACCCTCAATGGAGGTGGAGTGATATCGGCAGATGAAAGGGAAGCTGCAGAACGAGCCTTTATCCGGTATTATATGGACAAGCCTGAAAGTGACCGTCCCGAAAG gTACTTTGAGCTGGTCCAGAAACATGGAAAATTAGATCCCTTAGTGAATGTGGATCTGCGGCCTGAAAAACGagttaaaattacatttactTGCGGATCAAACAGTGAGATCAGATCAGTGGATATTTACCGAACTGTTAGTGATCTCAAAACGCGTCTTGAGGGCTTCGCTGGATTTCCTGCCTCGAAAATGAGGTTATTTTATGTAGATCAAGATCTAAGAGACATACag GGTCCAGAATTGATGCGCTTTCCTTCGAAGCAACTCTTTAGTTATAACATCCGGCCAGGTGATGAGATTGTCATAGTTTGTAAGCTGGAGAACAAAAGAAGGACTCACAGCGAAtctaa GATTACAGAAAAGCAGGAGAGGGCAATGTACAACCTATAA